The Cylindrospermum stagnale PCC 7417 genome segment TCATGGATAATCTGTTTTTGGGAAAGGTGGTGGAGTCCACAATTCAAGCAGATTTGGAGCGGTTTAAGGTATACGCTTTGAATGTCAAAGCTAATTGATATAAACAGCAAATATCAGGCAGTAATAAACAAAGTCTAATAGCTTCTTGCTGTCTGATGGGAAAATCTGGATTTGCTCCCGTAGCGTGAATTAAATAAAATCTGGCTCTTGTGGGGTGGGCATCTCGCCATTGGTGTCAAGTTAAGGCATCAGCCCAGATGTCAAGTGACCGAGCAGCCGTTCGTCGGTGACGTTGACGGACGGCTTTGACCAACCCCATCGAACGATGATGTTCTACGAGCCAAGGAATAAGTTGTAACCCAGGGTTACGTAAAAGTGCGCGGTGGAAAAAATAGAAACTGCGAAAAACCATTTCTACAGAAATGCGCTCAATTGGCTGTTGTAAAGCTACTGCGACATCGGCACACAAGTCATTAAGAACAGCGTAGAAAATCCAAGTAGCATATATTTGCATCTGCACACCATTAGTGCCACCAACCCACAGATAGGACAATCCCAATAAACGCTTAGTCAATAAAAATGCATCCTCAATGCGCCAGCGTCGACGGTATAATTCGCAAACTTCCTGTGCCGAAAGTTGTTGTGGGTCAAGAACATTAGTCAAGTAATGATACCAAGTCTTGCCCCACAATACGGAAACTTGGCGCATGGGATGGCGACATGGGTTGGTGTGATGCCATCCCATTTGAATAATTTCGTCTTTGTAGTGAGAGCCGTCAGAAAGTACACGTGCTACCTTATATCTCACCTTTTCCTTTTGGCGTGTCAGCACATACTTATTAGCTGTAGTCAGAGAATCAAACCATTCAAAACCATAAAATCCCATGTCTACTACGAGTAAACCGCCTGAAGGTAAACGTTCTAACAGTGCTTGCCACCAACGAGTCTCATTTCGTTTGACATCGGCATCATACCAAACTGCCACGGGAGTGTGAGTGAAAGCTTCAACCACCATCAGCATTTTTCCTGCCAACACCGCACCTGTTTTTTCTTGCAGTTGTCCGAAGTGTTTTTTCATGGCTTCGAGTGTCGAGGCGTCTCCAATCCAAATGGCGGGAAATTTCTCGGACACTGATGCCCAGGCTGGGGCTAATTCCCTTACACTCCTTTTAGCTGCTAGGCACTCTATGACCTGCTCTAACAGTTTGGCAAATAGATGAGCCGGTAGGCTGTTGAGTCTTTGAGACAAAGCTTGCTTACTCACTTTCGTTGCCTCTACCCACATCAATCCTTCTACTTCTAGGATTCGCAATACATCTGTTAAGTGCTGTACTTGTCTATACACTATACTCAACACTATTGCTGCCATTACTGGTAGGGTCAGTACTCGTGAGCGCAAGCTCCGTTCTTTATCTTTTACTTCTTTGAGGTTGGTAAATGTGCCTGGACTTACCAACTCAAACAACCTTGATTCTATCTCTTCACTTGCCGGAGCCGGTACGTTGACTCGATGGCGAAAATCTGGATTCCCTTGCTTTTTCCGTGGTTTACTCATGGCTCTTTTCAACACCCCTGTGTTGACTTCTACCATTAGGTTTCCCTCTCTTGACACAAATCCATTTTTCTTAACTTGACACCAATGGCATCTCGCCCGCCCAGAACTCTCGTGACGCCTGTTCCACAATAAAATCATAATACACAAATTTAGTCTGGTCACGCCAGTAGGGTGCATTACGCTGTCGCTAAAACACCCTACGAAAACACCTCAATACTTCCCTATGCTGCATGACAAACTGTTGCTTCTGGAAGCGCATCACCCGCAGCTTCGTAAGCAATAATTAGAGAGTCTAAGGCTTCAATTCCATTCGCTACGGCTAATTCGTAAGTATCCCCATGAGTGCGCCAGCGTTGTCCTGGAAAATCAGGGAATCCTACCAAGAAGCAATTATCTTCCTCTGACCACTGAATAACCATTTGGTACTTGAGTTTACTCATCTTCTTTCTTACCCATGACTTCCTTTTGCTGGTAGTTCTGTAAAACCGGCATGGACAAGCATTTTCTTAAGCTCTCAAATCTTTTAAGGCATTTTTTTAAGATTTAAATAGAAGTTATCAAATAATTTATTAATTTAGTTTTACTTACCCTCAACAGTTCAAATATGTTAAGGGTAAATCGGTTAATGTTTGTCTTTAATTGAATGAATTTCGTAGGGTGCGTTACGGTACTCCGAACGCACCAATTTTGGAAACGGTGCGTTACGCTGTCGCTAACACACCCTACGAAACTGCTCACTTTTCTTGCTCGGTTGAAGGTGGGATATAGTTTTGTAGTTTTGTTTTTAGTTCTTCTATGCCATTCGCGTAGGTACTCCAATAACGAAAATCCTGGTATTTATCCCCTGACGTCTCATTATCAAAATATTTTCTACTTTGGGCTGCACAATGCATTGATATTAAAGTAAGAACCTTTTCAACCTGATACTGGTCTTCATTTAATTGTTGGCGTAGCAGAGCTTCTAATTCTCTAGATGTTGCCATATTTTTAACTTAGTTATAAACAACTAAGTTAAAAATATACGAGTTATCTAGACAGGAATAAACCGTAATTACACGTATAAATATTATTTAAACCAAAATAACCTGCGATTAAGGTTTAAGTGAAAAACCTTAACCTTTTTGAGCAAATATCGAAAATCAACATCTGAGAATGGGTGCAAAAATCAGGCTTATTTTTCTCTCTCTATAGGAAAAAAAAGGTTATCAGTAGTTAATGATCGAAAACTATAGCCGCCAATATATTTTATTTTCGCAGAGAATAATAGCGATCATTAAGTTTTTGCAAAAATGAATAAAAATTCAAATTAAACATGATAAATAAAAACGTAGCAAAAGTTACGTTCAAATGCTTAGTAAGTTATTCCAGGCTTGAATACATACTGTTGAGCATTTGGATTTTCGTGCCAAGTTCATTGTTTTCAAGACTAAAATAGCCACAAATTTCGGTAAATCAACAAACAGGAAAATCATGTCCCAGATTAACACTGAAGATTCTTCATCCACATTAAATCAGAAAAGTCTAATCTTAGATATAGTAGATTTGCTTAAACTGTTATATGCACTTGTGCAATTAAGTGAAGCATCAGCAAAAGGTTTTAGTTATCAATATAACTACGATTATGTAACTCCTTTAGCTATAACAAATGTACCGCAATTCAAAATTGGAAACATTACTATACCTCTTCTTCCTAAAGAACAATTTCCCAACCTCAAATGGGTAATTGCAGTAGTAATCCGATTAGTTGTTACTCAGCTAAACAAATCTTTAATTACCCAACCGAATTTTTTTAAATCTATTATTGCTGTTTCCTTAGACGCAATTGGTAACGAAATAAACAAGCCAGAAATTCAAGAAGAATTAAGCAATATTCTTTTGAAGCTGAAATCAAACTTAGAAGAAATTAATGAACATCAGAAAGTTGATGAGCAACTTGCTCTTGCTAGACTCACTGAACAACCAGAAAGCATTACTCAACCTTCAATTGACGAAGAATTT includes the following:
- a CDS encoding type II toxin-antitoxin system HicB family antitoxin, which produces MSKLKYQMVIQWSEEDNCFLVGFPDFPGQRWRTHGDTYELAVANGIEALDSLIIAYEAAGDALPEATVCHAA
- a CDS encoding IS4 family transposase yields the protein MSKPRKKQGNPDFRHRVNVPAPASEEIESRLFELVSPGTFTNLKEVKDKERSLRSRVLTLPVMAAIVLSIVYRQVQHLTDVLRILEVEGLMWVEATKVSKQALSQRLNSLPAHLFAKLLEQVIECLAAKRSVRELAPAWASVSEKFPAIWIGDASTLEAMKKHFGQLQEKTGAVLAGKMLMVVEAFTHTPVAVWYDADVKRNETRWWQALLERLPSGGLLVVDMGFYGFEWFDSLTTANKYVLTRQKEKVRYKVARVLSDGSHYKDEIIQMGWHHTNPCRHPMRQVSVLWGKTWYHYLTNVLDPQQLSAQEVCELYRRRWRIEDAFLLTKRLLGLSYLWVGGTNGVQMQIYATWIFYAVLNDLCADVAVALQQPIERISVEMVFRSFYFFHRALLRNPGLQLIPWLVEHHRSMGLVKAVRQRHRRTAARSLDIWADALT